The bacterium genome includes a region encoding these proteins:
- a CDS encoding protein kinase, with product MPYDSDVTKPMDPLGDGGYPGTPERMLGTTLEDRYQVRKMIGAGGMGYVYMAYDTRLFRTVALKVPREDLAHDVLFRNRFHREAVAMSNLRHDNIVNVYDVVLSESRAALSYIVMEYVEGEPLDSFLITHKRLLSVGQVLDLLHGVAAALDLAHSKGAVHRDIKPQNILVTHDKHVAKLMDFGLAKVVVAGIYRTGDSTRLDPGSRTYSPAYASPEQIRGEVLTPATDIYSFGVALYQIFCGQLPYPCETPQCFVYHHQNCDPIPIAKQNSHWPNALDKAIRRTLEKEPEDRPRAASGIVNDIEDALEGLRDEPFADFFDLEAEDSTLTAASGLQSAVRRADTRRQKLKRRRVIWKYLLAALASVVIAAAVIAAIPTTRKAAIELGGPAWTEVMDFVDSLTTDGSNPPIVADPPPTPTPTATPEPSATPEPTPEPTVSPTPTPSYTPRRSVFSEDTIPKKLKTPEPSPTPEQTPAPTPEATPAPTPAPTEAPTPEPTPEPTPEPTPQPSPTPMPTLTPEPTPTDRPTPVPEPTETPEPTETPVPTPEPEPGLAFPARPSNVPVRQWERMRREAARALVEKRLMGSWETRVILGDAIMTDLAVKIPVGIDGIDSEQIARAEYVFPEVEIKIGYMDSLFRIVDDTETLTASETRNRYLAGTLSGHDVGDIFTVNGQTIVPAPDVREYLNIPLSDILSSPDQMVLPLYVEVTIPDIRLVCRSVQERSNEDPEELQPLERAKQFDGEGNWITEWSLGEYDKLTSGIRQKYNDAMAQLEAPRAKLPGGFKLERVAYEQDARQIDVPEAFYDFLLTASNARRDGTAIFYTYYEADYSLDPGRGDLEVSLNKKSALLADKRVNLRYFILSGSLTGLNRDARMAYQIDFNGRHAQEDGLYVSANQDEIRAILFPNVFGELSTSDSRYTTVVEYNLDKVFILLEDADAPTRRGTIFMRQCVRPSHVMDSGLLEITNR from the coding sequence ATGCCGTACGATTCCGACGTCACCAAACCGATGGATCCGCTTGGCGACGGGGGATACCCCGGCACGCCAGAGCGCATGCTCGGTACGACGCTCGAAGATCGCTACCAGGTCCGCAAGATGATCGGTGCCGGCGGCATGGGCTATGTCTACATGGCCTACGACACCCGCCTCTTCCGCACCGTCGCCCTCAAAGTCCCCCGCGAGGACCTCGCTCACGACGTCCTTTTCCGCAATCGCTTCCACCGCGAAGCGGTCGCCATGAGCAACCTGCGCCACGACAACATCGTGAACGTCTACGATGTCGTGCTGAGTGAATCTCGCGCGGCCCTCTCCTACATCGTCATGGAATACGTGGAGGGCGAGCCGCTCGATTCCTTCCTGATCACGCACAAACGCCTTCTCTCCGTCGGCCAGGTCCTCGACCTGCTGCACGGCGTGGCCGCGGCGCTCGACCTCGCCCACAGCAAGGGCGCCGTCCACCGCGACATCAAGCCCCAGAATATTCTCGTCACTCACGACAAGCACGTCGCCAAGCTGATGGATTTCGGCCTCGCGAAAGTCGTTGTCGCCGGCATCTATCGCACCGGCGACAGCACGCGCCTCGACCCCGGGTCGCGCACCTACAGCCCAGCCTACGCCTCGCCGGAGCAGATCCGCGGCGAAGTCCTGACCCCCGCGACGGACATCTACAGCTTCGGCGTCGCCCTCTACCAGATCTTCTGTGGCCAGCTCCCGTACCCCTGCGAAACGCCGCAGTGCTTTGTTTATCACCACCAGAACTGCGATCCCATCCCGATCGCAAAGCAGAATTCCCACTGGCCGAACGCGCTCGACAAAGCCATCCGTCGCACGCTCGAGAAAGAGCCCGAAGATCGCCCCCGCGCCGCCAGCGGGATCGTGAACGACATTGAGGACGCCCTCGAAGGCCTGCGCGACGAACCCTTTGCCGATTTCTTTGATCTCGAAGCAGAAGATTCGACGCTGACCGCGGCATCGGGGCTCCAGTCCGCCGTCCGACGCGCCGATACCCGCCGCCAGAAACTGAAGCGCCGCCGCGTCATCTGGAAATACCTCCTCGCGGCGCTCGCCAGCGTCGTGATTGCCGCCGCGGTAATTGCTGCCATTCCGACGACCCGCAAAGCGGCGATCGAACTCGGCGGACCGGCCTGGACCGAAGTCATGGACTTCGTCGATTCGCTCACGACCGATGGCTCCAATCCACCCATCGTCGCGGATCCGCCTCCGACGCCAACGCCCACGGCCACGCCAGAGCCATCAGCGACCCCCGAGCCCACTCCCGAACCCACCGTGTCACCGACACCGACGCCCAGCTACACGCCGCGCCGGTCCGTCTTCTCCGAAGACACCATCCCGAAGAAGCTCAAGACCCCCGAGCCCTCTCCCACGCCGGAACAGACTCCCGCGCCGACTCCGGAAGCGACCCCTGCCCCGACGCCCGCACCCACGGAAGCACCAACGCCCGAGCCCACCCCCGAACCCACACCGGAGCCAACGCCCCAGCCGTCGCCCACGCCCATGCCGACGCTGACGCCGGAACCCACTCCGACAGATCGCCCGACGCCCGTTCCGGAACCGACGGAGACCCCCGAGCCGACCGAGACGCCGGTACCAACTCCCGAGCCCGAACCCGGCCTCGCATTCCCGGCCCGCCCAAGCAACGTGCCCGTCCGTCAATGGGAACGCATGAGGCGCGAAGCCGCCAGGGCTCTCGTCGAGAAACGCCTGATGGGTTCATGGGAAACGCGCGTGATTCTCGGCGACGCAATTATGACCGATCTGGCCGTGAAGATTCCCGTCGGAATCGATGGGATCGATTCCGAGCAGATCGCCCGCGCCGAGTACGTGTTCCCCGAAGTGGAAATCAAAATCGGCTACATGGATTCGCTCTTCCGCATCGTCGACGACACGGAGACGCTCACCGCTTCCGAGACCAGAAATCGCTACCTGGCCGGCACGCTGTCCGGCCACGATGTCGGAGACATCTTCACCGTCAACGGCCAGACAATCGTTCCCGCCCCCGACGTGCGGGAGTACCTTAACATTCCGCTGAGCGACATTCTCAGTTCGCCCGATCAGATGGTCCTGCCACTCTACGTTGAAGTGACAATTCCCGACATCCGCCTCGTGTGCCGCAGCGTCCAGGAACGCTCGAACGAGGATCCGGAAGAACTCCAACCACTCGAGCGGGCGAAACAGTTCGATGGCGAAGGAAACTGGATAACCGAATGGTCGCTCGGCGAGTACGACAAGCTCACGTCCGGGATTCGCCAGAAGTACAACGATGCGATGGCTCAGCTCGAAGCCCCGCGCGCGAAACTCCCCGGCGGCTTCAAACTCGAACGCGTCGCCTACGAGCAGGACGCTCGCCAAATCGATGTCCCCGAGGCCTTCTACGACTTCCTGCTGACTGCCAGCAACGCGCGCCGAGACGGCACCGCGATCTTCTACACGTACTACGAGGCGGACTACTCCCTCGATCCGGGACGGGGCGACCTGGAAGTCAGTCTGAACAAGAAGAGCGCCCTCCTCGCCGACAAGCGCGTCAACCTGCGCTACTTCATCCTGTCCGGCTCACTCACTGGACTGAATCGCGATGCCCGGATGGCTTATCAGATCGACTTCAACGGACGCCACGCCCAGGAAGACGGCCTCTACGTCTCCGCAAACCAGGACGAGATTCGCGCGATCCTCTTCCCGAACGTCTTCGGCGAACTCTCGACCTCCGACTCACGCTACACCACCGTCGTCGAATACAACCTCGACAAGGTCTTTATCCTCCTCGAAGATGCCGACGCGCCCACACGCCGCGGAACGATCTTCATGCGCCAGTGCGTGCGCCCATCTCATGTCATGGATTCCGGATTACTCGAAATTACCAATCGCTAG
- a CDS encoding peptidyl-prolyl cis-trans isomerase, with protein sequence MMIRFLCPALLALLLLTSCRPVEPVRVEPTPTPTPTPVVVQPTPTPIPHRAPADHHWPGLFLSEDETRPRDVAIELDGLVVTPQEYTSGLERYMDAHSEDGSEEAYRRDLRDDLLLLGYLRDSGLMEDKAFETRARQSLRSVLADLVLAEANKDSLVVTDGEIRARYQADIDKYRQPRRVKIRLILVSTATEGQAVMDRLDAGESFASIAAEVSQHPSRENGGDIEPFSEGTYSPALEDLAFSLGVGDTGTVTTNRGVFIVQKLSDMSATVTPLEDVRDDIARTLREEKWEAGRRALLDRLEREEPTP encoded by the coding sequence ATGATGATCCGGTTCCTCTGCCCCGCGCTGCTCGCCCTCCTGTTGCTCACGTCCTGTCGCCCCGTCGAACCCGTGCGTGTCGAACCCACGCCCACGCCCACGCCAACACCGGTGGTCGTCCAGCCGACACCAACGCCCATCCCCCACCGTGCGCCCGCCGACCATCACTGGCCGGGCCTTTTTCTCAGCGAAGACGAAACGCGCCCCCGCGACGTCGCCATCGAACTCGACGGCCTGGTCGTCACTCCGCAGGAATACACCAGCGGGCTCGAGCGCTACATGGACGCCCACTCGGAGGACGGTTCGGAAGAAGCCTATCGCCGCGATTTGCGCGACGACCTGCTGCTGCTCGGCTACCTGCGCGATAGCGGCCTGATGGAAGACAAAGCCTTCGAAACCCGCGCGCGCCAGTCCCTCCGCAGCGTGCTCGCCGACCTCGTCCTGGCCGAAGCAAACAAGGACAGCCTCGTCGTCACCGACGGCGAAATCCGCGCGCGCTATCAGGCAGACATCGACAAGTACCGCCAGCCCCGCCGCGTCAAGATCCGCCTGATCCTCGTCTCCACGGCCACCGAGGGCCAGGCCGTCATGGATCGCCTCGACGCCGGCGAATCCTTCGCCTCCATCGCCGCCGAAGTCAGCCAGCACCCCTCGCGCGAAAACGGCGGCGACATCGAGCCCTTCTCCGAGGGAACATACAGCCCCGCGCTCGAAGACCTCGCCTTTTCCCTCGGCGTCGGCGACACCGGAACCGTCACGACGAACCGCGGCGTCTTCATCGTCCAGAAACTCTCCGACATGTCGGCAACAGTCACACCGCTGGAGGACGTGCGCGACGACATCGCCCGCACGCTGCGCGAAGAGAAATGGGAAGCCGGCCGGCGCGCGCTGCTCGACCGTCTCGAGCGCGAAGAACCGACGCCGTGA
- a CDS encoding methyltransferase domain-containing protein — MTYRSTFQLPDWLADRLACPACGHAPLAVGAELSCSACGKTFPLRGEVPVLLSWHSVTPKLLDEFYRYQEFWRKLREQEIDSGSIGNKKEILRGEIEVWRKYYYEAEARIDFSTQPCILDTGAGLCETTRRLADRGARVAACDFSPIEMDNPRFYSLFDDSEFDIDKFDIYNGLRHLTPDELDFPRIVADTENLPFADASFDVVFTRSSLHHVKDLPAALAEMARVCRPGGQLIVAGECIRARIDREQEYVEEIMDYQEGIGERVHRWADYESALRSAGWRSIELQPFTPSLGRRLPRKLPVRPDLPRGLHERTLRGPLGRLIGHFLGCGINFYAVRGDAPAPAPHRVTPPPADLARLMAEWKSNLPEIARLGRLAHDPARLSSRVVMDATLPLPIMRGWRRPVPTPQGLGRQMQRCAYLLFPAAGAKTLRLRFADGTLPADSTDLRAALNGTPLEPQPDAPANSSVFALPPTEEPVIEIEIGWKGPDETRPILLEALLEAK; from the coding sequence ATGACCTATCGCTCCACATTTCAGCTCCCCGACTGGCTCGCCGATCGCCTCGCTTGCCCCGCCTGCGGGCACGCTCCGCTCGCGGTGGGGGCCGAACTCTCGTGCTCGGCATGCGGCAAGACATTCCCCCTTCGCGGCGAAGTCCCCGTCCTTCTCAGTTGGCACTCCGTCACGCCCAAGCTCCTCGACGAATTTTATCGCTACCAGGAATTCTGGCGGAAGTTGCGCGAGCAGGAAATCGACAGCGGAAGCATCGGCAACAAGAAAGAGATCCTCCGTGGCGAGATCGAAGTCTGGCGTAAGTACTACTACGAAGCCGAAGCACGCATCGACTTCTCCACGCAGCCTTGCATCCTGGATACCGGCGCCGGTCTGTGCGAAACAACGCGACGCCTGGCAGATCGAGGAGCCCGCGTCGCCGCCTGCGACTTTTCTCCGATCGAGATGGATAACCCGCGGTTCTACTCGCTCTTCGACGACTCCGAATTCGACATCGACAAGTTCGACATCTATAACGGCCTGCGCCACCTGACGCCGGACGAACTCGACTTCCCACGCATCGTCGCCGATACCGAGAACCTCCCGTTCGCCGATGCCAGCTTCGACGTCGTCTTCACACGGTCCAGCCTTCACCACGTCAAAGACCTTCCCGCGGCGCTGGCCGAGATGGCTCGCGTCTGCCGCCCCGGCGGCCAGTTAATCGTCGCGGGCGAATGCATCCGAGCCCGCATCGATCGCGAGCAGGAATACGTCGAAGAGATCATGGATTATCAGGAAGGCATCGGCGAACGCGTCCACCGGTGGGCGGACTACGAGTCCGCGCTCCGCAGCGCCGGATGGCGTTCCATCGAACTCCAGCCCTTCACGCCGTCCCTCGGCCGCCGCCTGCCGCGCAAGCTCCCCGTGCGCCCCGATCTGCCGCGCGGCCTGCACGAGCGCACCCTCCGCGGGCCGCTCGGCCGACTCATCGGCCACTTCCTCGGGTGCGGCATCAACTTCTACGCCGTCCGCGGCGACGCCCCCGCGCCCGCACCGCACCGTGTTACCCCCCCCCCCGCCGACCTCGCCCGCCTGATGGCCGAGTGGAAAAGCAACCTGCCCGAGATCGCCCGCCTTGGCCGGCTCGCCCACGATCCCGCCCGGCTTTCCTCGCGGGTCGTCATGGACGCCACCCTGCCGCTGCCCATCATGCGCGGCTGGCGCCGCCCCGTCCCGACCCCGCAAGGCCTCGGCCGCCAGATGCAGCGCTGCGCCTACCTGCTCTTCCCCGCCGCCGGAGCCAAAACCCTCCGGCTGCGCTTCGCCGACGGAACCCTCCCAGCCGACTCCACCGACCTCCGAGCCGCGCTTAACGGCACGCCCTTAGAGCCCCAACCCGACGCACCTGCCAACTCGTCGGTCTTCGCCCTCCCCCCCACCGAGGAACCCGTCATCGAGATCGAGATCGGCTGGAAAGGCCCCGACGAGACCCGCCCCATCCTCCTGGAAGCCCTCCTCGAGGCCAAGTAG
- a CDS encoding DUF935 domain-containing protein, giving the protein MRELTDTLLNPAESWWTTLAGTGTRAALDLLETETAGGRYQRSVYELFAEMEEKDGHLYSVLQTRLNGLLGLPRHIQPTGDAQQSVDFVRGVLDRLPRAEEFLRALLDGVAKGFAVVELIWGYDAQRRIVVQDWLAHPQEHFLFDARGRLLLLSPPFRPGRGSEEWLPAAGRTTVVAQGAFPAPPHKFIVLTFGRDARNPYGRGLAQRAYWLYWFKKNNLKFWSIYNEKFGSPTAIATYSPGTPEDERARLLDVVEALQTDCGVVLPESVSLRFLETMGRGDGGTYAAFADWCNDEMSKVVLGATLTSGEGRRSGSMALGSIHDAVRQDYIEADARLLAGVMNETIVRWLVELNFPKGTPAPRWSVDVNPPENLVQQTQIDRELIELGVPLPLSHFYERYGRSHPTDGERAICYDDSNLFQYHLQYGVLTVNEVRARLNLEPVPWGERPTAALAPSGDGAVLSRGRAQTGDPSDGDSERISETEPREL; this is encoded by the coding sequence ATGCGGGAATTGACCGATACGCTGCTGAATCCGGCGGAGTCATGGTGGACGACGCTGGCTGGGACGGGGACGCGCGCCGCACTGGATTTATTGGAAACGGAAACGGCGGGGGGGCGCTATCAGCGGTCCGTCTATGAGTTGTTTGCGGAAATGGAGGAGAAGGACGGGCATCTGTACTCGGTGCTGCAAACGCGGCTGAATGGGCTGCTGGGTTTGCCGCGGCACATTCAACCGACTGGCGACGCGCAGCAGTCGGTCGACTTCGTACGCGGTGTATTGGATCGCTTGCCGCGGGCGGAGGAGTTTCTGCGCGCGTTGTTGGACGGCGTGGCGAAGGGCTTTGCGGTTGTGGAGTTGATCTGGGGCTACGATGCGCAGCGGCGGATCGTTGTGCAGGATTGGCTTGCGCATCCGCAGGAGCATTTTCTCTTCGATGCGCGTGGGCGTTTGTTGTTGCTATCGCCGCCATTTCGTCCAGGGCGCGGATCGGAAGAGTGGTTGCCGGCGGCGGGGCGGACGACGGTGGTCGCGCAGGGGGCGTTTCCGGCTCCGCCGCACAAGTTCATCGTCCTGACGTTCGGGCGTGACGCGCGAAATCCGTACGGGCGCGGCCTGGCGCAGCGGGCGTACTGGCTCTACTGGTTCAAGAAGAACAACCTGAAGTTCTGGAGCATCTATAACGAGAAGTTCGGCTCGCCGACCGCGATTGCGACGTATTCGCCAGGCACGCCGGAGGATGAACGTGCGCGTCTGCTGGACGTTGTCGAAGCGCTGCAGACGGATTGCGGCGTTGTGTTGCCCGAATCGGTGAGTTTGCGTTTCCTCGAAACGATGGGGCGCGGAGACGGGGGTACCTATGCGGCCTTTGCCGATTGGTGCAACGACGAGATGTCGAAGGTCGTGCTGGGCGCGACGCTGACCAGTGGCGAGGGACGCCGCTCGGGCAGCATGGCGCTCGGGTCAATCCACGATGCGGTTCGGCAGGATTACATCGAGGCGGACGCGCGGTTGTTGGCCGGCGTGATGAATGAGACAATCGTGCGCTGGCTGGTCGAACTGAACTTCCCGAAGGGAACGCCCGCGCCGCGCTGGAGCGTGGACGTCAATCCACCCGAGAACCTCGTTCAACAAACGCAAATCGATCGCGAGCTGATCGAGCTGGGTGTGCCGTTACCGCTGTCGCACTTCTACGAGCGGTATGGTCGGTCGCATCCGACGGACGGCGAGCGGGCAATCTGCTACGACGATTCCAATCTCTTTCAATACCATCTGCAGTACGGCGTGCTGACCGTGAATGAGGTCCGTGCGCGCCTGAATCTGGAACCTGTGCCTTGGGGGGAGAGGCCGACGGCCGCTCTTGCCCCCTCTGGGGACGGAGCGGTGTTGAGCCGGGGAAGAGCACAAACCGGCGATCCGAGCGATGGCGACTCGGAACGAATCAGTGAAACCGAGCCCCGTGAGCTCTGA
- a CDS encoding DUF2190 family protein produces the protein MSNYVLDRGFNVEEANGIAAHRVVVIGDVWGGCKYPVADNAGGVLGITTHAQTRQNKSVGVRMIGIAPCEASGAIPAGSPVAVFGSEGKIKKASGATMTLGSVGSDNAVQFAFRTPGMVGNSFQIRLVEGSVGSELAAAISGTSVDVTLASDGGGTILTTAAALIEFFNAHADLSRFIVASSVTGSAGTGLMAIDDEGVFADGQEGVNVLGTALQTAAADGDIVDVLLTL, from the coding sequence ATGTCCAATTATGTTCTCGATCGCGGCTTCAATGTTGAAGAAGCGAACGGAATCGCGGCCCACCGCGTCGTCGTGATCGGCGATGTCTGGGGCGGCTGCAAGTACCCCGTCGCGGACAACGCAGGCGGTGTGCTCGGCATCACAACGCATGCGCAAACGCGCCAGAACAAGTCGGTCGGCGTGCGCATGATCGGCATTGCGCCTTGCGAGGCGAGCGGCGCCATTCCGGCCGGTTCACCCGTGGCGGTGTTCGGCAGCGAAGGGAAGATCAAGAAGGCATCGGGTGCGACGATGACGCTGGGAAGCGTCGGCTCGGACAATGCGGTGCAGTTCGCCTTCCGGACGCCGGGAATGGTCGGCAATTCGTTCCAGATTCGATTGGTGGAAGGAAGTGTGGGCTCGGAACTCGCGGCTGCGATCTCCGGCACGTCGGTCGATGTGACGCTCGCCAGCGACGGCGGTGGAACGATCCTGACCACCGCCGCGGCCTTGATCGAGTTCTTCAACGCACACGCGGATCTCTCGCGCTTCATTGTTGCCTCGAGCGTGACCGGCAGCGCCGGCACCGGCCTGATGGCTATCGACGATGAAGGCGTCTTTGCCGACGGCCAGGAGGGCGTGAATGTCCTGGGTACCGCGCTGCAAACGGCCGCCGCGGACGGCGATATCGTCGACGTTCTGCTCACCCTGTAA
- a CDS encoding major capsid protein, translating to MPDTSTVHNDVALTNVSLAYRNPGFIAAEIAPEVQVRRQSNKYFIYDPQRESMRSTTDHRAPGTEAGEVNFDLSSDSYFCDDHALESAIPDEERENADSPLQPEVDRVEFVTEKILLNQEIALAGLLRDATAMPGHDIDSAANRWDDDDIDPLDDIETARAAIVDATQAMPNVLVLPFDVYRKVRHNAKVAERVKYSRLGVVGPKELAELFDVEKVLIPRAVHNTAARGQEPSLETIWGKDALMLHVPQRAGLKCIAPALGFVWAKASASLRGTSVQTWREERRKATMVRVQKYYDLKLVAPAAGYLITNAVS from the coding sequence ATGCCCGATACGTCCACGGTTCATAACGATGTTGCGCTGACGAACGTTTCTCTCGCGTATCGCAATCCCGGTTTCATCGCCGCGGAGATTGCGCCGGAGGTTCAGGTTCGCCGGCAGAGCAACAAGTACTTCATCTACGATCCGCAGCGCGAGTCGATGCGCAGCACGACGGACCATCGTGCGCCCGGTACGGAGGCCGGTGAGGTCAACTTCGATCTGTCGAGCGATTCATACTTCTGCGACGATCATGCGCTGGAGTCGGCCATTCCGGACGAAGAGCGCGAGAATGCGGACAGCCCGCTGCAGCCGGAAGTGGATCGCGTCGAGTTCGTGACAGAGAAGATCCTGCTTAATCAGGAAATCGCGCTGGCGGGGTTGCTTCGCGATGCAACCGCGATGCCCGGCCATGATATCGACAGCGCCGCCAATCGCTGGGACGATGACGACATCGATCCGCTCGACGATATCGAAACGGCGCGCGCCGCGATCGTCGATGCGACCCAGGCGATGCCGAATGTGCTGGTGTTGCCCTTCGATGTGTATCGCAAGGTGCGGCACAATGCGAAGGTGGCGGAGCGCGTCAAGTACAGCCGCCTCGGCGTCGTCGGTCCGAAGGAACTGGCGGAGCTGTTCGATGTCGAGAAGGTCCTCATCCCGCGCGCCGTTCACAACACGGCCGCACGGGGACAGGAACCGAGCCTCGAAACCATCTGGGGCAAGGATGCGCTGATGCTGCATGTGCCGCAACGCGCGGGACTGAAGTGCATCGCCCCGGCGCTCGGCTTCGTGTGGGCAAAGGCGTCCGCCAGCTTGCGCGGAACGAGCGTTCAGACGTGGCGCGAGGAACGTCGCAAGGCCACGATGGTGCGCGTGCAGAAGTACTACGACCTGAAGCTGGTCGCGCCCGCGGCGGGTTACCTGATCACCAACGCCGTGTCGTAA
- a CDS encoding DUF1320 domain-containing protein has translation MISLNYLEAILSPEVVVGLADDDGDGQADASVIAQAAADAEGEVRQRLAGEVSLPDSDWPAHLVGIVGTLTIERLYERRREALPGPWAERCARARTILNEIAAGRRPIEGIATSARVRTTRGPDDRAFTSENLGRL, from the coding sequence ATGATTTCGCTGAACTACCTCGAAGCGATCCTTTCGCCGGAGGTCGTCGTTGGATTGGCGGATGACGATGGCGACGGGCAAGCGGATGCGTCGGTGATCGCGCAAGCGGCCGCCGATGCGGAAGGAGAAGTGCGCCAACGCCTGGCGGGGGAGGTTTCGCTGCCGGATTCAGATTGGCCCGCGCATCTGGTGGGCATCGTGGGAACGCTGACCATCGAGCGACTGTACGAACGGCGCCGCGAAGCGTTGCCGGGGCCTTGGGCAGAACGCTGCGCGCGTGCGCGGACGATTTTGAACGAGATCGCTGCGGGGCGCAGGCCGATCGAAGGCATTGCCACGTCGGCGCGCGTGCGGACAACGCGCGGTCCGGACGACCGCGCATTCACCAGCGAGAACCTTGGGCGCCTGTAA
- a CDS encoding DUF2190 family protein codes for MRTLMVCVLLLIATGAGAFETQRVEMREGAENDGRVAIYRDGGELMFSDNITSDPVSLTDLVSRANEHGELTGLVEDDHLQYLNDARHGVAHDAAFNDAMPVLGDVTGGVTIGQHIASADYHLGRTEEETISAPWYFNDVVHFDAGTIRLSTPNPIGEKTVIFEEMPFSASLTYDPMDFRFELNRALWTPWTTSESGVFTEAAVSSLLSGRFDGNRSAVLEGFVSVEGIAAGDLVSREVAEDILGDWEFLSPLGVAATDDSEDLRAEGVAISFATETDGAVALDNRERAALRADLTATLSSDGGMANALAAGVYGDASIDQATAASTSGLVSGVYGIGRSARNSLLAAGVTGVVDESETGTRRIGVLGALSKDDATSVTMIPPGDHAGVFLGDVFVGGATTIVSTNASGGSIAAGDVVAWTAGGVAIAPAYSSATGAVAGVATNDTAAGETVVVAFGGVAHVKVSSSTTAGQGLAWNGSYAVAASAGCRAPIGTATESGSGTVAMQVIPAFNP; via the coding sequence ATGCGAACGTTGATGGTTTGCGTGCTCTTGTTGATTGCGACAGGGGCAGGGGCTTTTGAAACACAGCGCGTGGAAATGCGGGAAGGAGCGGAGAACGACGGGCGGGTTGCGATCTATCGCGACGGTGGAGAGTTGATGTTCTCCGATAACATCACGAGCGACCCGGTTTCGCTGACAGATCTGGTCTCGCGCGCAAACGAGCACGGAGAACTTACGGGCTTGGTCGAAGATGACCATCTGCAGTACCTGAACGATGCTCGGCACGGCGTGGCGCATGATGCCGCGTTCAATGATGCCATGCCGGTGCTGGGTGATGTGACTGGCGGCGTGACGATTGGGCAGCACATTGCCAGTGCAGATTATCATCTTGGCCGCACGGAAGAAGAGACGATCTCTGCGCCGTGGTACTTCAATGATGTCGTTCATTTCGACGCGGGGACGATTCGGCTTTCGACGCCGAATCCAATCGGCGAAAAGACTGTGATCTTCGAGGAAATGCCTTTCAGTGCATCGCTGACGTACGATCCGATGGATTTCCGATTTGAGCTCAACCGCGCTTTGTGGACACCGTGGACGACGAGTGAGTCGGGGGTGTTTACGGAAGCGGCTGTTTCATCTCTTCTGAGCGGTCGGTTTGATGGAAACCGGTCGGCCGTGCTGGAAGGGTTCGTTTCGGTCGAAGGAATCGCAGCCGGAGATCTTGTTTCTCGCGAGGTTGCCGAGGATATTCTCGGCGACTGGGAGTTTCTGAGCCCGTTGGGAGTGGCCGCGACAGATGACAGCGAGGACTTGCGCGCCGAGGGCGTGGCGATCTCATTTGCCACGGAGACGGATGGAGCTGTGGCGCTGGACAATCGCGAACGCGCTGCGCTTCGTGCGGATTTGACTGCCACGCTTTCGAGCGATGGCGGCATGGCGAATGCCTTGGCGGCCGGTGTGTATGGGGACGCGTCGATCGATCAAGCGACTGCAGCATCGACAAGCGGCCTGGTGTCCGGTGTCTATGGCATCGGACGAAGTGCGAGGAATTCGCTTCTGGCAGCGGGTGTGACGGGTGTGGTGGATGAAAGCGAGACCGGAACGCGAAGGATCGGTGTGCTTGGCGCGTTGTCGAAAGACGATGCGACTTCCGTAACGATGATTCCGCCCGGCGATCATGCCGGCGTGTTCCTCGGCGATGTATTCGTCGGTGGTGCGACAACGATCGTGTCTACGAATGCCTCTGGCGGTTCGATTGCAGCGGGTGACGTGGTTGCGTGGACCGCGGGAGGCGTTGCGATCGCGCCGGCGTACTCTTCAGCTACCGGAGCCGTCGCAGGAGTTGCCACGAACGATACGGCCGCAGGGGAAACCGTCGTTGTGGCATTCGGCGGTGTCGCACATGTGAAGGTGAGTTCAAGCACGACGGCCGGCCAGGGATTGGCCTGGAATGGTTCGTATGCAGTTGCTGCGTCGGCGGGTTGTCGAGCTCCTATCGGAACGGCAACCGAGAGCGGAAGCGGAACGGTTGCGATGCAGGTCATTCCAGCATTCAATCCGTAG
- a CDS encoding iron-sulfur cluster assembly accessory protein → MITITETAAAEIRRLLATEKKESWGLRVGVAGGGCSGLSYTLAFDEEPKEADSVFEISDIRVFVDPKSYLFLNGITLDYSTDLLNGGFRFVNPNASRTCSCGSSFSM, encoded by the coding sequence ATGATTACGATCACGGAAACGGCGGCGGCCGAAATCAGGCGCCTATTGGCGACAGAGAAAAAAGAGAGTTGGGGCCTGCGTGTCGGTGTGGCCGGCGGCGGATGCTCGGGATTGAGTTACACTCTCGCCTTCGATGAAGAGCCGAAGGAAGCAGACAGCGTCTTCGAGATCAGCGACATTCGGGTCTTCGTCGATCCAAAGAGCTATCTCTTCTTGAATGGGATTACCCTGGACTATTCGACGGATCTGCTGAACGGCGGGTTCCGGTTTGTGAATCCAAACGCTTCGCGCACGTGTTCGTGCGGCAGCTCGTTCTCCATGTGA